One window from the genome of Nicotiana sylvestris chromosome 9, ASM39365v2, whole genome shotgun sequence encodes:
- the LOC138878420 gene encoding uncharacterized protein — MLKQIQVNIPLIDVLKEMHGYAKMMKELMSRKFDFQDLATVTLTQACNAVVTRPIAEKLSDLGSFTIPCTIGNFAFTKALCDLGASINLMPLAIYKRLGIGRAKLTSMLLQLADRTVKRPSGILDEDSGREICVPCRFCDFRFQGG; from the coding sequence atgctgaaacaaatccaggtaaatatccCATTGATTGATGTGTTGAAAGAGATGCatggttatgcaaaaatgatgaaggaattgatgtcccgaaaattcgatttccaagacttggccacagtgaCTCTTACTCAGGCCTGCAATGcggtggtgactagaccaattgctgagaagctgtctgacctagggagtttcacaattccatgcactattggtaaCTTTGCTTTCACTaaagcactttgtgatttgggggctagcataaatcttatgcccctggcgatctataagaggttggggattggaagagccaaactcacttctatgttgttgcagctggctgacaggacCGTGAAAAGACCCTCTGGTATCTTGGATGAagattcaggtagggaaatttgtgttccctgcagattttgtgattttAGATTtcaaggtggatga